A genomic window from Punica granatum isolate Tunisia-2019 chromosome 2, ASM765513v2, whole genome shotgun sequence includes:
- the LOC116193799 gene encoding putative lipid-transfer protein DIR1 — protein MDTRLNIIIVSVLLVVMATVSNSQTVCNATVAGLQSCLPAAKPPNPPPPTAACCASLKHADFCCLYSYRDSPLLPSLGVDPKLAFLIPDKCHLSHPPPSHC, from the coding sequence ATGGATACTCGCCTCAATATCATAATCGTGTCGGTATTGCTGGTTGTTATGGCTACTGTGTCCAACTCCCAGACGGTCTGCAATGCGACTGTCGCGGGGCTCCAGTCTTGCCTGCCAGCAGCTAAGCCACCCAACCCACCGCCACCCACGGCGGCATGCTGCGCTTCGCTGAAGCACGCCGACTTTTGCTGCCTATACTCATACCGAGACTCGCCTTTGCTGCCTTCCCTTGGAGTGGACCCCAAGCTCGCCTTTCTGATCCCTGACAAGTGCCACCTTTCTCATCCTCCTCCTTCCCACTGCTAA